The proteins below come from a single Salinilacihabitans rarus genomic window:
- a CDS encoding ABC transporter ATP-binding protein, whose product MARVTLEHVTKRYEEVVAVEDMNLEIEDGEFVCLVGPSGCGKSTTMETIAGLTPPSEGTIYIGDREVTNLPPKDRGVAMVFQNIALFPHMDVYDNISFGLRLRDYDKEEIDRRVEDAADIVQLEGMLDRMPDEMSGGQRQRVAIARAIVRNPDVFLMDEPLANLDAKLRVHMRTELQRLHRELDTTIVYVTHDQAEAMTMSDRIAVLDGGELQQVDPPLVCYNEPANLFVAGFIGSPSMNFVEGEITAGGFESDYFTVAFDPDRFAGTSVGDPVILGVRPEDVYLVDRAEDLDSPTNQIPTTTDVQEPMGDEIFVYLLLDEEEGRTMAEEEGGLGSNQLLMSVSPDTDVAEGESVEVVLDRSRLNLFDVETGEAIAHGIVEGAPEDLQYEGSGAEAESDT is encoded by the coding sequence ATGGCACGAGTTACGCTCGAACACGTCACGAAACGCTACGAAGAGGTCGTCGCGGTCGAAGACATGAACCTGGAGATCGAGGACGGCGAGTTCGTCTGTCTCGTCGGCCCCTCGGGCTGTGGGAAGTCGACCACCATGGAGACGATCGCGGGGCTCACCCCGCCGTCGGAGGGTACCATCTACATCGGCGACCGGGAGGTGACGAACCTGCCGCCGAAAGACAGGGGCGTGGCGATGGTGTTCCAGAACATCGCGCTGTTCCCCCACATGGACGTCTACGACAACATCAGCTTCGGCCTCCGTCTGCGCGACTACGACAAGGAGGAGATCGACCGCCGCGTCGAGGACGCCGCCGACATCGTCCAACTGGAGGGGATGCTCGACCGGATGCCCGACGAGATGTCCGGCGGACAGCGCCAGCGGGTCGCCATCGCCCGCGCGATCGTTCGCAACCCCGACGTCTTCCTGATGGACGAACCGCTGGCGAATCTGGACGCCAAACTCCGCGTCCACATGCGCACCGAACTCCAGCGCCTCCACAGGGAACTCGACACCACCATCGTCTACGTCACCCACGATCAGGCGGAGGCGATGACGATGTCCGACCGCATCGCCGTCCTCGACGGGGGCGAACTCCAGCAGGTCGACCCCCCGCTCGTCTGTTACAACGAGCCGGCGAACCTGTTCGTCGCGGGCTTTATCGGCTCGCCCTCGATGAACTTCGTCGAGGGGGAGATCACGGCCGGCGGCTTCGAGTCCGACTACTTCACCGTCGCGTTCGACCCCGATCGGTTCGCGGGCACCTCGGTCGGCGACCCGGTAATCCTCGGCGTCCGGCCCGAGGACGTCTACCTCGTCGACCGCGCCGAGGACCTCGACAGCCCGACGAACCAGATCCCGACGACGACGGACGTCCAGGAGCCGATGGGCGACGAGATATTCGTCTACCTGCTGCTCGACGAGGAGGAGGGGCGCACGATGGCCGAGGAGGAAGGCGGGCTGGGTTCGAACCAGTTGCTGATGAGCGTCAGCCCCGACACGGACGTCGCCGAGGGGGAGTCGGTCGAGGTCGTCCTCGACCGCTCGCGGCTCAACCTCTTCGACGTCGAGACCGGCGAGGCGATCGCCCACGGCATCGTCGAGGGCGCCCCGGAGGACCTCCAGTACGAGGGGTCCGGCGCCGAGGCCGAGTCGGATACGTGA
- a CDS encoding extracellular solute-binding protein: protein MSDKLTNVSRGRRNVSRRRFVQAASAAGIVGVAGCTGDEGDDDQLVDDPDAEFEFDEEVTVELYADSDMKELQDLINDALHEGGLHENVSIEVTAGPDNTDERRDFIANAFEAERSSPDLMLTDSGWTIPFIARDQVLNLEQNLSSDVLDHVHEDYFDMVVSTASDIDGNLHALPLFPDFPTMQYRKDLVEETGYDPEGENWATESLSWEEFSHMVEDVKDDHGLEYGFTFQSAAYEGLACCNFNEWLTSFGGAFFGDHDNLFGPIGDRPITINEEPVHDSLRMIRTFVHGHDDGEALDDFAGGISPEAVLQWDEEDSRGPFTDGDAVAHRNWPYSIAINGAEPEEEDDPGFGEDLGVMPIPYGVTADEAEYEGAGGPVAALGGWHITPNPNTEHIEATLAVIEAFTSEPVKLTLWEEQGWVPPEPELFGSDELRDIEPVGRYLDALAVAGENAVARPVTEIWPTQATNVYQEAHDALSQTKSPEEAMAQLESDLEEQEQAY, encoded by the coding sequence ATGTCTGACAAGCTAACGAATGTGTCACGCGGTCGGCGGAACGTCTCGCGCCGGCGCTTCGTTCAGGCGGCGAGCGCCGCCGGTATCGTCGGCGTTGCAGGGTGTACGGGCGACGAGGGGGACGACGACCAGCTCGTCGACGACCCCGACGCGGAGTTCGAGTTCGACGAGGAGGTCACCGTCGAGCTCTACGCCGACTCCGACATGAAGGAGCTTCAGGACCTCATCAACGACGCGCTCCACGAGGGGGGACTCCACGAGAACGTCTCGATCGAGGTCACCGCCGGTCCCGACAACACGGACGAACGCCGCGACTTCATCGCGAACGCGTTCGAGGCCGAGCGGTCCTCGCCGGACCTGATGCTGACCGACAGCGGCTGGACGATCCCGTTCATCGCGCGCGATCAGGTGCTGAACCTCGAGCAGAACCTCTCGAGCGACGTCCTCGATCACGTCCACGAGGACTACTTCGACATGGTCGTCTCGACGGCGTCGGACATCGACGGCAACCTCCACGCGCTGCCGCTGTTCCCCGACTTCCCGACGATGCAGTACCGCAAGGACCTCGTCGAGGAGACGGGCTACGATCCGGAGGGGGAAAACTGGGCGACGGAGTCGCTGTCGTGGGAAGAGTTCTCGCACATGGTCGAGGACGTGAAAGACGACCACGGCCTCGAGTACGGCTTCACCTTCCAGTCGGCCGCCTACGAGGGGCTTGCGTGCTGTAACTTCAACGAGTGGCTCACCAGCTTCGGCGGGGCGTTCTTCGGCGACCACGACAACCTCTTCGGCCCGATCGGCGATCGGCCGATCACGATCAACGAGGAGCCGGTCCACGACTCGCTGCGGATGATCCGGACGTTCGTCCACGGCCACGACGACGGGGAGGCCCTCGACGACTTCGCCGGCGGGATCTCGCCGGAGGCCGTCCTCCAGTGGGACGAGGAGGACTCCCGCGGGCCGTTCACCGACGGCGACGCCGTCGCCCACCGCAACTGGCCGTACTCGATCGCGATCAACGGTGCGGAGCCCGAAGAGGAGGACGACCCGGGCTTCGGCGAGGACCTCGGCGTGATGCCGATCCCCTACGGCGTCACCGCCGACGAGGCCGAGTACGAGGGCGCCGGCGGCCCCGTCGCCGCCCTCGGCGGCTGGCACATCACGCCGAACCCGAACACCGAGCACATCGAGGCGACCCTCGCGGTCATCGAGGCGTTCACCAGCGAGCCGGTCAAACTCACGCTCTGGGAGGAGCAGGGCTGGGTGCCACCGGAACCCGAGCTGTTCGGCTCGGACGAACTGCGCGACATCGAACCGGTCGGCCGGTACCTCGACGCCCTCGCGGTCGCCGGGGAGAACGCCGTCGCCCGCCCGGTCACCGAGATCTGGCCGACGCAGGCGACCAACGTCTACCAGGAGGCCCACGACGCGCTCAGCCAGACGAAGAGCCCGGAGGAGGCGATGGCCCAACTCGAGAGCGACCTCGAGGAGCAGGAGCAGGCCTACTGA
- a CDS encoding universal stress protein: MTLVVVPVRYPLTKHSRRTLETAVEVARERDAALTVLHVNLYQNGRSVTRTDLKAAVEREFGRLGNARYVVRTGFLVEESILDEVAAEEADVVVIGTAQASRWRRILQRFTDNPNIDRYLRTHLDCEVITVERAAARSGQESS, encoded by the coding sequence ATGACGCTGGTCGTTGTCCCCGTCCGGTATCCGCTGACGAAGCACTCGCGACGCACCCTCGAGACGGCCGTCGAGGTGGCACGCGAGCGGGACGCGGCGCTCACCGTCTTGCACGTCAATCTCTACCAGAACGGCCGGTCGGTGACGCGGACGGACCTGAAAGCGGCCGTCGAGCGGGAGTTCGGGCGCCTGGGGAACGCCCGCTACGTCGTCCGGACGGGGTTTCTCGTCGAGGAGAGCATCCTCGACGAGGTCGCCGCCGAGGAGGCAGACGTCGTCGTCATCGGCACCGCACAGGCGAGTCGGTGGCGGCGCATCCTCCAGCGGTTCACGGACAACCCGAACATCGACCGGTACCTGCGCACGCACCTCGACTGCGAGGTGATCACCGTCGAGCGCGCGGCCGCCCGCTCCGGTCAGGAGTCGTCCTGA
- a CDS encoding TrmB family transcriptional regulator, producing the protein MDGEELVTVLEEAGLSPYQADAYVTLLELGSASATDVADASDVPDPRIYDVLRNLESKGFVEIYEQEHLHARARPPTAVTSDLQSRADRFERAASEIEERWTRPPVERSKVSIVSRLETIVDEVAAAVRTAENQVQLCTTPDRFRTLRPALAAAVDNGVHVKLTLSAPDRNAVESIGLEGACTEARYRELPAPFVAIADRTRAYFVPHRDSINRYGVLVDDRSHAYVFHWFFLTTLWDVWDVLYRDDEESPRVYVNIRYCIRDIAPHVEAGDPVAVRVMGTDTETGDRRTIEGTVVDVTTTNELGSVNDARRGTLSVAEFAGVASIAVDTGDDVVTVGGWGATLERMEAERITVTDPGGQP; encoded by the coding sequence ATGGACGGCGAGGAACTCGTCACGGTCCTCGAGGAGGCGGGGCTCTCCCCCTATCAGGCCGACGCCTACGTCACGCTGCTGGAACTCGGCTCGGCCTCCGCGACGGACGTCGCCGACGCGAGCGACGTGCCCGACCCGCGGATCTACGACGTGCTGCGGAACCTCGAATCGAAGGGGTTCGTCGAGATCTACGAGCAGGAGCACCTCCACGCCCGGGCGCGCCCGCCGACGGCCGTCACCTCGGACCTGCAGTCGCGGGCGGACCGGTTCGAGCGCGCCGCGAGCGAGATCGAGGAGCGCTGGACCCGGCCGCCGGTCGAGCGCAGCAAGGTGAGCATCGTCTCGCGGCTGGAGACGATCGTCGACGAGGTGGCCGCGGCCGTCCGGACCGCCGAGAACCAGGTCCAACTGTGTACCACGCCGGACCGGTTCCGGACGCTGCGGCCCGCGCTCGCGGCCGCGGTCGACAACGGCGTACACGTGAAGCTGACGCTGTCCGCGCCGGACCGGAACGCGGTCGAGTCCATCGGCCTCGAAGGCGCCTGCACCGAGGCGAGGTACCGCGAACTCCCCGCGCCGTTCGTCGCCATCGCCGACCGCACCCGGGCGTACTTCGTCCCCCACCGGGACTCGATCAACCGGTACGGCGTCCTCGTCGACGACCGCAGCCACGCGTACGTGTTCCACTGGTTCTTCCTCACCACCCTCTGGGACGTCTGGGACGTCCTCTACCGGGACGACGAGGAGTCCCCCCGGGTGTACGTCAACATCCGGTACTGCATCCGCGACATCGCGCCGCACGTCGAGGCCGGCGACCCCGTCGCCGTCCGGGTCATGGGGACCGACACGGAGACCGGCGACCGCCGGACGATCGAGGGGACCGTCGTCGACGTCACCACGACGAACGAACTCGGCTCCGTCAACGACGCGCGGCGGGGGACCCTCTCGGTCGCCGAGTTCGCCGGGGTCGCGTCGATCGCCGTCGACACCGGCGACGACGTGGTGACCGTCGGCGGGTGGGGCGCGACGCTCGAACGGATGGAGGCCGAGCGGATCACCGTCACCGATCCGGGGGGCCAGCCGTGA
- a CDS encoding carbohydrate ABC transporter permease has protein sequence MGAETETPTRRERDRERTGNAVVNRMENLSEAAYGYLLLLPAFALLAFVAFYPLIMTFVMSLRADRTRGAESLGGFVGFENYVNILTGDARLARQFVDLSLSGSFPFVEFGVPMLQQALFVTLGFAILSVVFETLLGFGQALVLDQEFYGRRWVRVAIILPWAVPIVIQGMIFFLLFQPTVGFASDLMQWVGLFGANPLADSRDSFIIVLVADIWKTSAFMALLILAGLQSVDRSLYDVARVAGASPWQRFKMITLPLVLPALLVAMLFRTMDAMRIYGLIESTAGCTTLPSLTCMMVEAMFGGTRIWGTAAAVAFTTAVVIGLFILVYVIKFRDTEAGFY, from the coding sequence GTGGGAGCTGAGACGGAGACGCCGACGCGGCGCGAACGCGACCGCGAGCGGACCGGCAACGCCGTCGTCAACCGGATGGAGAACCTGAGCGAGGCGGCCTACGGCTACCTGCTGTTACTGCCGGCGTTTGCCCTGCTGGCGTTCGTCGCCTTCTATCCGCTTATCATGACGTTCGTCATGTCGCTGCGGGCCGACCGCACGCGCGGCGCCGAATCCCTCGGCGGCTTCGTCGGCTTCGAGAACTACGTGAACATCCTGACCGGCGACGCCCGCCTCGCCCGGCAGTTCGTCGACCTCTCGCTGTCGGGGTCGTTCCCGTTCGTCGAGTTCGGCGTCCCGATGCTGCAACAGGCGCTGTTCGTGACCCTCGGGTTCGCCATCCTGAGCGTGGTCTTCGAGACGCTGCTTGGCTTCGGTCAGGCGCTCGTGCTCGATCAGGAGTTCTACGGGCGCCGGTGGGTCCGCGTCGCGATCATCCTCCCGTGGGCGGTGCCCATCGTCATTCAGGGGATGATCTTCTTCCTGCTGTTCCAGCCCACCGTCGGCTTCGCGAGCGACCTCATGCAGTGGGTCGGGTTGTTCGGGGCGAACCCACTGGCCGACAGCCGCGACTCGTTTATCATCGTGCTGGTCGCGGACATCTGGAAGACGTCGGCGTTCATGGCGTTGCTGATCCTCGCGGGCCTGCAGAGCGTCGACCGCAGCCTCTACGACGTCGCGCGCGTCGCGGGTGCCTCCCCGTGGCAGCGGTTCAAGATGATCACGCTGCCGCTGGTGCTGCCGGCGCTGCTCGTCGCGATGCTGTTCCGGACGATGGACGCCATGCGGATCTACGGACTGATCGAGTCGACCGCGGGCTGTACGACGCTGCCGTCGCTGACCTGCATGATGGTCGAGGCGATGTTCGGCGGCACCCGCATCTGGGGGACCGCTGCCGCCGTCGCGTTCACGACCGCGGTCGTGATCGGCCTGTTCATCCTCGTGTACGTGATCAAGTTCCGCGACACGGAGGCGGGGTTCTACTGA
- a CDS encoding carbohydrate ABC transporter permease yields MTRPDTTRTDGGTEAVGRSDDTEIKRGPVEAWAARMVKNPKRAYRSMFYVATIFFLVTTLFPFYWLLMVALTPQGRLQDVHLTPNGFNPEVFVEVFTIIPFHWYMFNSFVIATASTIIVLVVASLAGYVFGRLEIPYKGPLMLLVLIVSFFPPAAFFIPLNDLFNTQFAVMEPVLTNGSLYNTPYALVTPLSGIFMPLSIFILTTFYGQIPDGLEDAARVEGTTRLGALFRVIIPLSAPGVATAGVLTFIAVYNEFFFSFLMTDGQPQNWAPIVEGLMGYQGQYEILFNVMAAASIVGVLPVAILVVVAQERIVSGLTAGALKE; encoded by the coding sequence ATGACCCGACCAGACACCACCCGAACGGACGGCGGCACCGAGGCGGTCGGCAGGAGCGACGACACCGAGATCAAACGCGGACCCGTGGAGGCGTGGGCCGCGCGGATGGTCAAGAACCCCAAGCGTGCCTACCGCTCGATGTTCTACGTGGCGACGATCTTCTTCCTCGTCACGACGCTGTTCCCGTTCTACTGGCTACTGATGGTCGCGCTGACGCCACAGGGGCGGCTACAGGACGTCCACCTCACGCCGAACGGGTTCAACCCCGAGGTGTTCGTCGAGGTGTTCACCATCATCCCGTTCCACTGGTACATGTTCAACAGCTTCGTCATCGCGACGGCTTCGACGATCATCGTGCTGGTGGTCGCGAGCCTCGCGGGGTACGTCTTCGGCCGCCTCGAGATCCCGTACAAGGGGCCGCTGATGCTGCTCGTGTTGATCGTGTCGTTCTTCCCGCCGGCGGCCTTCTTCATCCCGCTGAACGACCTGTTCAACACGCAGTTCGCGGTCATGGAGCCGGTGTTGACCAACGGCAGCCTCTACAACACGCCGTACGCGCTCGTCACGCCGCTGTCGGGGATCTTCATGCCGCTGTCGATTTTCATCCTCACGACGTTCTACGGCCAGATTCCGGACGGGCTGGAAGACGCCGCGCGGGTCGAGGGGACGACGCGGCTGGGCGCGCTGTTCCGCGTGATCATCCCGCTGTCGGCCCCCGGCGTCGCGACCGCCGGCGTGTTGACGTTCATCGCGGTCTACAACGAGTTCTTCTTCTCGTTCCTCATGACCGACGGCCAGCCCCAGAACTGGGCGCCGATCGTCGAGGGACTGATGGGCTACCAGGGACAGTACGAGATCCTGTTCAACGTCATGGCGGCGGCGAGCATCGTCGGCGTGTTGCCGGTAGCGATCCTCGTCGTCGTCGCACAGGAACGAATCGTCAGCGGCCTGACCGCCGGTGCACTCAAGGAGTAA
- a CDS encoding extracellular solute-binding protein, translated as MVRDSTGRRDRSRVSRRTFVAAASAAAGGTLAAAGCLGRAADENTVVLSGDTDFEDIMHSEGDAPSVQQALWNAGLDENIRVEVRPGPDDTVQRRSTYEMALEADRSPPDVFMMDSGWTIPFILRDHTLNLEEHLSGDALGRVEEEYVDMAVETARHPGTDALHAVPLFPDFPTIQYRKDLVEDAGYDTADWGTNPLSWGKFADVVADTYSQSNVDYGFTTQAAAYEGLSCCTFNETMTSFGGAYFGGADNLFTAGDRPITVDEEPVLDAIRMMRSFIGGGGDFPSICPSAIVQWTEEEARGPFTGGNAIAHRNWPYSIAINGAEDEFGEDLGVMPVPYGVPEGEAEYEGTGGTAAALGGWHLTVNPHTEKLDRSLQVVEAFTHDEVMLTLFQLIGWLPPKLGLLDEVTPEEAGPVARYVEPIRVAGENAIPRPVTDVWPEQSAVIFQEVHSAYRGVKSPEQAMSDLQTRLEESERDVREAAGGGDGGDSGGS; from the coding sequence ATGGTGCGTGATAGCACGGGACGACGCGACCGCAGCCGCGTCTCCCGGCGGACGTTCGTCGCGGCGGCGTCGGCCGCGGCCGGGGGGACGCTGGCGGCCGCCGGCTGTCTCGGCCGGGCGGCCGACGAGAACACCGTCGTCCTCTCCGGTGACACCGACTTCGAGGATATCATGCACTCGGAGGGCGACGCCCCGTCGGTTCAGCAGGCGCTGTGGAACGCCGGCCTCGACGAGAACATCCGCGTCGAGGTGCGTCCCGGCCCCGACGACACGGTCCAGCGGCGCTCGACCTACGAGATGGCCCTCGAGGCCGACCGGTCGCCGCCGGACGTGTTCATGATGGACAGCGGCTGGACGATTCCGTTTATCCTGCGAGATCACACGCTGAACCTCGAGGAACACCTCTCGGGCGACGCCCTCGGCCGGGTCGAAGAGGAGTACGTCGACATGGCCGTCGAGACCGCACGCCACCCCGGAACCGACGCGTTGCACGCCGTCCCGCTGTTCCCGGACTTCCCGACGATACAGTACCGCAAGGACCTCGTCGAGGACGCGGGCTACGACACCGCCGACTGGGGGACGAACCCGCTCTCGTGGGGGAAGTTCGCCGACGTCGTCGCCGACACCTATTCACAGAGTAACGTCGACTACGGGTTCACGACGCAGGCGGCCGCCTACGAGGGGCTGTCGTGCTGTACGTTCAACGAGACGATGACGAGTTTTGGCGGTGCTTACTTCGGCGGCGCCGACAACCTGTTTACGGCCGGCGACCGGCCGATCACCGTCGACGAGGAACCGGTGCTCGACGCGATCCGGATGATGCGCTCGTTCATCGGCGGCGGCGGCGACTTCCCCTCGATCTGTCCGTCCGCGATCGTCCAGTGGACCGAGGAGGAAGCCCGCGGGCCGTTCACCGGCGGCAACGCGATCGCCCACCGCAACTGGCCGTACTCGATCGCGATCAACGGCGCGGAAGACGAGTTCGGCGAGGACCTCGGCGTGATGCCGGTCCCCTACGGCGTCCCCGAGGGGGAAGCCGAGTACGAGGGTACCGGCGGGACCGCCGCCGCCCTCGGCGGCTGGCACCTCACGGTGAACCCCCACACGGAGAAACTCGACCGGTCGTTGCAGGTCGTCGAGGCGTTCACCCACGACGAGGTGATGCTCACGCTGTTCCAACTGATCGGGTGGCTCCCGCCGAAACTCGGCCTGCTCGACGAGGTCACCCCGGAGGAAGCCGGCCCGGTCGCCCGCTACGTCGAACCGATCCGGGTCGCCGGCGAGAACGCGATCCCCCGGCCGGTCACCGACGTCTGGCCGGAGCAGTCGGCGGTCATCTTTCAGGAGGTCCACTCGGCCTACCGCGGGGTGAAGTCACCGGAGCAAGCCATGTCAGACCTACAGACGCGACTCGAAGAGAGCGAACGGGACGTCCGGGAGGCCGCCGGCGGCGGCGACGGAGGTGATTCCGGTGGGAGCTGA
- the trmB gene encoding HTH-type sugar sensing transcriptional regulator TrmB produces MTSDELRSTVERVGDRFSLGEYEIDAYLAVLSHGQLTASEIADRTDIPQPRVYDTVRSLSDRGLVELRESRPMKIVAIDPAEAFDDVQSAFEQMIDELEARYTAPARDTEAVSLVKSRSTILRYLEEVIESAEYELALSLTPELLTRFEDELRAAVDADVSVDLIVTPAADAPDPDEFDYLSVATTARARRGITTPVIAVADGTYSIYATQDALRDDKDRYGVIFNRSALGFLVSGFFGTVLWTTAERSLAEDGEGRPFPRRYASIRRCVKDLLDEGGEFYAAIEGRDVATGDSRIVHGRVVDVSFELTEEVASLTLETDDGEVSVGGRVAALEDVEAHTINIDRDRPPAIDD; encoded by the coding sequence ATGACCTCAGACGAGCTTCGCTCGACCGTCGAGCGGGTCGGAGACCGGTTCAGCCTCGGCGAGTACGAGATCGACGCCTACCTCGCGGTGCTCTCGCACGGCCAGTTGACGGCGAGCGAGATCGCCGACCGCACCGACATCCCACAGCCCCGCGTCTACGACACCGTCCGGAGCCTCAGCGACCGCGGCCTCGTCGAACTCCGGGAGTCGCGTCCGATGAAGATCGTCGCCATCGACCCCGCGGAGGCGTTCGACGACGTCCAGTCGGCGTTCGAGCAGATGATCGACGAACTCGAGGCGCGCTACACCGCCCCCGCGCGGGACACGGAGGCCGTCTCGCTGGTGAAGTCCCGGTCGACGATCCTCCGGTATCTGGAGGAGGTGATCGAGTCCGCCGAGTACGAACTGGCGCTGTCGCTGACCCCCGAACTGCTGACCCGCTTCGAGGACGAACTCCGGGCGGCAGTCGACGCCGACGTCAGCGTCGACCTGATCGTCACGCCGGCGGCCGACGCCCCCGACCCGGACGAGTTCGACTACCTCTCGGTGGCGACGACCGCCCGCGCCCGCCGCGGGATCACGACGCCCGTGATCGCGGTCGCCGACGGCACCTACTCCATCTACGCGACTCAGGACGCTCTCCGGGACGACAAGGACCGCTACGGCGTCATCTTCAACCGCTCGGCGCTTGGCTTTCTGGTCTCGGGCTTTTTCGGTACCGTCCTCTGGACGACCGCCGAGCGCTCGCTGGCCGAGGACGGCGAGGGGCGGCCGTTCCCCCGACGGTACGCCTCGATCCGCCGGTGCGTGAAGGACCTGCTCGACGAGGGCGGCGAGTTCTACGCGGCCATCGAGGGTCGCGACGTCGCCACCGGCGACTCCCGGATCGTCCACGGGCGGGTCGTCGACGTCTCCTTCGAGTTGACCGAGGAGGTCGCCTCGCTCACCCTCGAAACCGACGACGGCGAGGTCTCCGTCGGAGGCCGCGTCGCCGCCCTCGAAGACGTCGAGGCACACACGATCAACATCGACCGCGACCGCCCGCCCGCGATCGACGACTGA
- a CDS encoding mechanosensitive ion channel family protein: MRAVTPLVVEWTAEYIKSAAPWDVDEWQVELALAILVLALGWYLSKIVVRLTGRTVARRIERPSVTRTVLRGVRLTVLLFTAAVASTILGVGGGDLLLTAGVLSAVTAVVLAPLIGSFVNGIFVLADRPYEIGDMIEVADAGHRGFVEDITIRYTKIFTLENTFIVIPNSEIHTRDVINYSAEDERTRVSVEFEITYESDLDEARRIAERATRNVDGVIAGGPDIRIGSARYAAAPTCNVLEYADSGVRLGVLFWVKHPYKLTVTRSAVQAHIRERFLEEGVQFAYPHTHHVFDETSGAARVALGDADAEPDAFADSPRRPAPPDQDDS; this comes from the coding sequence ATGCGCGCGGTCACGCCGCTGGTCGTCGAATGGACGGCGGAGTACATCAAGAGCGCCGCCCCCTGGGACGTCGACGAGTGGCAGGTCGAACTCGCGCTCGCGATCCTCGTGCTCGCGCTCGGCTGGTACCTCTCGAAGATCGTCGTCCGTCTGACCGGCCGGACCGTCGCCCGCCGGATCGAACGGCCGAGCGTGACCCGGACGGTCCTGCGCGGCGTCCGTCTCACCGTCCTGCTTTTCACCGCGGCCGTGGCGTCGACCATCCTCGGCGTCGGCGGCGGCGACCTGCTGCTGACCGCCGGTGTCCTCTCGGCCGTGACCGCGGTCGTCCTCGCGCCGCTGATCGGGAGTTTCGTCAACGGCATCTTCGTCCTCGCGGACCGTCCGTACGAGATCGGCGACATGATCGAGGTGGCCGACGCGGGCCACCGCGGCTTCGTCGAGGACATCACGATCCGGTACACCAAGATATTCACGCTCGAAAACACGTTCATCGTCATCCCGAACTCGGAGATCCACACGCGCGACGTGATCAACTACTCCGCCGAGGACGAGCGCACGCGCGTCTCCGTCGAGTTCGAGATCACCTACGAGAGCGACCTCGACGAGGCCCGTCGGATCGCCGAGCGCGCGACGCGCAACGTCGACGGCGTCATCGCCGGCGGTCCCGACATCCGCATCGGGAGCGCCCGCTACGCCGCGGCGCCGACCTGCAACGTCCTCGAGTACGCCGACAGCGGCGTCCGCCTCGGGGTGCTGTTCTGGGTCAAACACCCGTACAAACTGACGGTGACCCGCTCGGCGGTCCAGGCGCACATCCGCGAGCGATTCCTGGAGGAGGGGGTCCAGTTCGCCTACCCCCACACGCACCACGTCTTCGACGAGACGAGCGGTGCCGCACGCGTGGCCCTCGGCGACGCCGACGCCGAACCGGACGCGTTCGCCGACTCGCCGCGACGGCCGGCCCCCCCGGATCAGGACGACTCCTGA
- a CDS encoding aldo/keto reductase, translating to MEYTRLGSTGLEVSRLCLGCMNFGSGQSWMLDDEEASVEIIDRALELGINFLDTANVYSNGESEEIVGRAIAEYDRDELVIATKVFGRMGEGPNKQGLSRKHVIDQCEASLERLGLDYLDLYQIHRFDDATPTEETLSALDHLVDEGLVRYVGASTMPAWKFAQLLYTADVENYERFVSMQPEYNAVDRHEEANVLPLCADEGVGVIPWSPLAGGFLTGKYERDADPEEGRAALDEYTRKRFTEANWEVLAAIEAVAEEVDATPAQVSLAWLLHKDVVDAPIVGPKSIDHLEENVGAIDVSLTDEQIERIEAPKTPRWPAAGKD from the coding sequence ATGGAGTACACGCGGCTCGGATCGACCGGCCTGGAGGTATCGCGGCTCTGTCTGGGCTGTATGAACTTCGGGAGCGGGCAGTCGTGGATGCTCGACGACGAGGAGGCGAGCGTCGAGATCATCGACCGCGCGCTCGAACTGGGGATCAACTTCCTCGACACGGCGAACGTCTACTCGAACGGCGAGAGCGAGGAGATCGTCGGCCGCGCGATCGCCGAGTACGACCGCGACGAACTGGTGATCGCGACGAAGGTCTTCGGCCGGATGGGCGAGGGGCCGAACAAGCAGGGGCTGTCGCGCAAGCACGTCATCGACCAGTGCGAGGCGAGTCTGGAGCGGCTGGGACTGGACTACCTCGATCTCTACCAGATCCACCGCTTCGACGACGCGACGCCGACCGAGGAGACGCTGTCGGCGCTCGACCACCTCGTCGACGAGGGACTCGTCCGGTACGTCGGCGCGAGCACGATGCCGGCCTGGAAGTTCGCGCAACTGCTCTACACCGCCGACGTGGAGAACTACGAGCGGTTCGTCTCCATGCAGCCGGAGTACAACGCCGTCGACCGCCACGAGGAGGCGAACGTCCTCCCGCTGTGTGCCGACGAGGGGGTCGGCGTGATCCCGTGGTCGCCGCTGGCCGGCGGTTTCCTCACGGGCAAGTACGAGCGCGACGCCGACCCCGAGGAGGGCCGCGCCGCGCTCGACGAGTACACCCGAAAGCGGTTCACCGAGGCGAACTGGGAGGTGCTCGCGGCGATCGAGGCGGTCGCCGAGGAGGTCGACGCGACGCCGGCGCAGGTCAGCCTCGCGTGGCTGTTGCACAAGGACGTCGTCGACGCACCGATCGTCGGCCCGAAGTCGATCGATCACCTGGAGGAGAACGTCGGGGCGATCGACGTGTCACTGACCGACGAGCAGATCGAGCGAATCGAGGCGCCGAAGACCCCGCGGTGGCCCGCGGCGGGCAAGGACTGA